One region of Nitrospirota bacterium genomic DNA includes:
- a CDS encoding efflux RND transporter periplasmic adaptor subunit, translating into MRTFYKRFRFWAVIIVIVITGFIFYRARFNTVSVRAIEVKKQHLEITVTATSTGTVKAEEEVRITAQRQGRITNLYVEEGDRVKAGDMIAMLDVFEVEANLRKAEAAYVSAEARVSGVAANISKTKAQKEEAEKNLQRMQELYKKGIVPLMEVDSSESKYEVAKANYDSAKEELKFAEAQMIEAKAARDLARLHYNYSFIKTPIAGVVSTRPVEVGDMAAPGPIIATVVNPETLYIKAPIDEVDVDMVKVGQAARVTMDAYLGKVFYGRVIRVSPIVIGVKQETRTFEVRVSVEEKGLVLKPGMSADIEIITGEAENTLVVPTQSVMEKGKEKFVFVIEGNKAKQRKVAIGVHNWNFTEIKEGIKEGEKVIITPDKPGLKEGVSVKIVD; encoded by the coding sequence TTGAGAACTTTCTACAAGAGGTTTAGGTTTTGGGCTGTAATTATAGTAATTGTAATCACAGGTTTTATTTTTTACAGGGCAAGATTCAACACTGTCTCAGTCAGAGCTATAGAGGTAAAAAAGCAGCATCTTGAAATTACAGTTACTGCCACATCAACAGGCACGGTCAAAGCCGAAGAAGAGGTCAGGATTACAGCCCAGCGACAGGGCAGGATCACAAATCTCTATGTTGAAGAAGGAGACAGGGTAAAGGCAGGTGATATGATAGCCATGCTCGATGTCTTTGAAGTGGAGGCTAACCTGAGGAAGGCTGAGGCGGCTTATGTATCAGCAGAGGCGCGGGTTTCAGGGGTTGCTGCTAATATTTCAAAGACAAAGGCTCAGAAGGAAGAGGCTGAAAAAAACCTTCAGAGAATGCAAGAGCTTTATAAAAAAGGGATAGTGCCTTTGATGGAAGTAGATTCGTCTGAAAGTAAATATGAAGTGGCAAAGGCAAATTATGATTCAGCGAAAGAGGAGTTAAAATTTGCCGAGGCCCAGATGATAGAGGCAAAGGCTGCGAGGGATCTTGCAAGACTGCATTACAACTATTCTTTTATTAAAACGCCAATAGCCGGAGTTGTTTCGACAAGGCCTGTGGAGGTCGGTGACATGGCAGCCCCCGGGCCAATAATTGCAACAGTTGTCAATCCCGAGACTCTATACATCAAGGCACCGATAGATGAGGTGGACGTAGATATGGTCAAGGTTGGCCAGGCAGCGAGGGTAACGATGGATGCTTATCTCGGGAAGGTCTTTTATGGCAGAGTAATCAGGGTATCCCCGATTGTTATAGGTGTAAAACAGGAGACAAGGACATTTGAGGTGAGAGTTTCAGTGGAGGAGAAGGGCCTGGTCTTAAAACCTGGCATGTCCGCTGATATTGAGATAATAACTGGCGAGGCAGAAAACACCCTTGTAGTTCCAACTCAGTCGGTGATGGAAAAAGGAAAGGAAAAATTTGTTTTTGTTATCGAAGGGAATAAGGCTAAGCAGAGGAAGGTGGCAATTGGCGTTCATAACTGGAATTTCACAGAGATAAAAGAGGGCATCAAGGAGGGTGAGAAGGTTATTATTACTCCTGATAAACCAGGGCTTAAAGAAGGGGTAAGTGTAAAGATTGTTGATTAG